The Polyodon spathula isolate WHYD16114869_AA chromosome 13, ASM1765450v1, whole genome shotgun sequence genome includes a region encoding these proteins:
- the LOC121325224 gene encoding carbohydrate sulfotransferase 3-like codes for MRSRYTIFLVFVVALVIIEKENNIISRVSDKLTPRQTPQTPLYPNDSISVFLTQNGSYSSLSELDPAFKHLKNRLENYALQFLHQVDNERSNPRKHILLMATTRTGSSFVGEFFNQQGSNMFYLFEPLWHVEKMVTFEARGANAVAASIVYRDILQQLFLCDLHVLEHFISPLPEHHITPSLFRRGSSTSLCEDPVCTPFVKKTFEKYHCKNRRCGPLNLTLAAESCLSKQHRAIKTVRVRQLESLRPLLEDSRLHMKIIQLVRDPRAILASRMVAFSSKYENWKKWAVNGEVPIEDEEVQKLKGNCENIRLSAEVGLSQPSWLKARYMLVRYEDIARYPMQKAAEMYRFTGIPFTRQVKEWILKNTQGSKESGGVYSTKKNSSEQFEKWRFRMPYQLAQVVQKVCGPAMELFGYKLIEDPMILTNRSISLLEEKVFHFTYL; via the exons ATGAGGAGCAGATACACAATATTCCTAGTGTTTGTAGTGGCCCTTGTCATCATTGAGaaggaaaataatattatttcaaG GGTATCAGACAAGCTAACACCACGACAGACTCCACAAACACCACTTTACCCAAATGATTCAATATCTGTTTTTCTCACACAAAATGGCTCCTATTCATCACTCAGTGAGCTGGACCCAGCGTTCAAGCATTTGAAGAACCGTTTAGAAAACTATGCACTGCAGTTTCTGCATCAGGTAGACAATGAGCGGTCTAATCCAAGGAAGCACATCTTACTGATGGCAACAACAAGGACTGGTTCCTCCTTTGTGGGAGAGTTTTTCAACCAACAAGGTAGTAACATGTTTTACCTGTTTGAGCCTTTGTGGCACGTCGAGAAGATGGTAACATTTGAAGCCAGGGGAGCCAATGCAGTGGCTGCATCCATTGTCTACCGGGATATACTCCAGCAGCTTTTCCTCTGTGATCTCCATGTGCTAGAGCACTTCATAAGCCCGCTTCCAGAGCATCATATCACTCCTTCCTTGTTTCGTAGGGGATCTAGCACATCCCTCTGTGAAGACCCTGTCTGTACTCCGTTTGTGAAGAAGACCTTTGAGAAATATCACTGTAAGAACCGCCGCTGTGGGCCATTGAACTTGACCTTGGCTGCAGAGTCTTGTCTCAGTAAGCAACACAGGGCCATTAAAACAGTCCGTGTCCGGCAGCTGGAGTCCCTGCGGCCCCTCCTTGAAGACTCCCGATTGCATATGAAAATTATCCAATTGGTGCGTGACCCCAGAGCCATCTTGGCCTCCAGGATGGTGGCTTTCTCCTCTAAATACGAGAATTGGAAAAAATGGGCAGTCAATGGCGAGGTCCCCATTGAAGATGAAGAGGTGCAAAAGTTGAAAGGCAACTGTGAAAATATCCGTCTGTCAGCAGAGGTTGGCTTGAGTCAGCCTTCGTGGCTGAAGGCACGCTACATGCTCGTGCGCTATGAGGACATAGCCAGATATCCAATGCAGAAAGCAGCAGAAATGTACAGGTTCACTGGGATTCCTTTTACTCGTCAGGTAAAGGAATGGATTCTTAAAAACACTCAAGGCTCCAAAGAAAGTGGGGGAGTGTATTCAACCAAAAAGAACTCATCTGAGCAGTTTGAAAAATGGAGGTTCCGTATGCCTTACCAGCTGGCACAGGTTGTTCAAAAAGTATGTGGGCCTGCAATGGAATTGTTTGGTTATAAATTGATTGAGGACCCAATGATCCTGACAAACAGGTCCATCAGTTTGCTAGAAGAAAAGGtgtttcattttacctatttatAA